A region of Oryctolagus cuniculus chromosome 3, mOryCun1.1, whole genome shotgun sequence DNA encodes the following proteins:
- the LOC127491524 gene encoding collagen, type I, alpha 1a-like yields MHNFPGRSSRPPGFPERCGVGVRARGRWRSHREGSALRRQLHQSSSLPQLHSPASPGGGGNGALGGAADAGASARVAGIPRQRAEGGRRAETGTQTPLSRTRGPADTAWPGAFRRESQQGLRYLGGQGRGRPTARPWRVLGPPDADNARAAVRARLCPPPEPALRPGHLPGGRAVAPRLLRRAAGGGRRRGLAAEPSGGTGAAAPSRGLRHRQRRRRCASSGPRAAAPPLPRAGRAGGAALRAPRPRLALARRARQLGGWRVLPGTPVSRAPLSGRGASGALGAQLPRCARFPPPSTSSLGYPQARTPESPLVSGDHQAWGPDLAAAGLSRRGAPAYRVLRRRAPKEWPRVTPALGPGESGFRRQRQPGGLPWRCLALVPGRPSEAVICSALTTCVCLPPVPGRHLQRELPGLTDRHTRLLGKKEGLLRSPGKAEPRQPQLATACPRLQPLRTSTGRGLCAESRLTRRHICWEGRGQLKYLHARFFRKQVPEEMPAFQDPLQGGKSREYGTSAERSVFVHMNKTWEAKVKQQPFHSESHHWLEVTLLHFHLQQP; encoded by the exons ATGCACAACTTCCCCGGCCGCTCCTCCCGGCCGCCCGGATTCCCTGAAAGGTGCGGCGTAGGCGTTCGCGCGCGCGGGCGCTGGCGCTCCCACCGCGAGGGTTCGGCTCTCCGCCGACAATTACATCAGTCCTcgtccctgccccagctccactccccagcaagcccggggggtgggggaaacGGGGCGCTGGGCGGCGCGGCGGATGCGGGTGCCAGTGCCAGGGTGGCCGGGATCCCCCGGCAGCGAGCTGAGGGCGGGCGGCGAGCGGAGACCGGGACGCAAACGCCCCTTTCCCGAACGCGGGGACCGGCTGACACTGCCTGGCCGGGGGCTTTCCGCCGAGAGAGCCAGCAGGGGCTGCGATACCTCGGGGGCCAAGGCCGCGGCCGCCCCACTGCACGTCCCTGGAGGGTCCTCGGCCCTCCGGACGCGGACAATGCCCGAGCCGCGGTGCGGGCACGGTTGTGTCCACCCCCAGAACCCGCTCTGCGCCCAGGACACCTACCGGGAGGGCGAGCAGTAGCGCCGCGGCTCctgcggcgggcggcgggcggcgggagACGGCGCGGGCTTGCCGCGGAACCGAGCGGAGGCACCGGCGCCGCTGCTCCGAGCCGCGGTCTCCGGCACCGACAGCGGCGGCGGCGCTGCGCCTCCAGTGGTCCGCGCGCCgcagcccctcctctcccacGGGCGGGGCGCGCTGGCGGGGCGGCGCTCCGGGCTCCCCGCCCCCGGCTCGCGCTCGCCCGCCGGGCCAGACAGCTCGGCGGGTGGCGAGTGCTCCCGGGGACACCGGTCAGCCGAGCGCCTCTCTCGGGTCGAGGGGCGAGCGGGGCTCTGGGTGCACAGCTCCCTCGCTGTGCAAGgttccccccaccctccacctcctccctgggCTATCCCCAGGCCCGGACTCCGGAGAGCCCCCTCGTGTCTGGGGATCACCAGGCGTGGGGACCTGACTTGGCAGCTGCAGGCCTGAGCCGTAGAGGCGCCCCCGCCTACCGGGTCCTGCGGAGGCGGGCTCCGAAGGAGTGGCCGCGGGTGACGCCGGCGCTCGGTCCCGGGGAGAGCGGATTCCGAAGGCAGCGGCAGCCTGGCGGCCTGCCCTGGCGCTGCCTAGCCCTTGTCCCCGGGCGCCCTTCTGAGGCCGTGATTTGCTCAGCACTCACGACTTGCGTGTGCCTGCCCCCGGTCCctggccgccacctgcagcgagAACTTCCCGGGCTCACAGACAGACACACTCGGCTtctgggaaagaaggaagggttGCTTCGATCCCCGGGCAAAGCTGAGCCCCGCCAGCCTCAGCTCGCGACCGCCTGCCCGCGCCTGCAACCCTTGCGCACGTCAACCGGCCGTGGCCTGTGTGCCGAGAGCAGATTAACACGAAGGCATATTTGCTGGGAGGGCCGGGGGCAGTTGAAATATTTGCACGCACGTTTCTTCCGTAAGCAGGTGCCTGAGgaaatgccagcatttcaagaCCCTCTTCAGGGTGGGAAATCCAGAGAATATGGAACTAGTGCAGAAAG ATCTGTGTTTGTTCATATGAACAAAACTTGGGAGGCGAAAGTGAAGCAGCAGCCATTCCATTCTGAAAGTCATCATTGGTTAGAAGTG ACACTTCTCCACTTCCACCTCCAACAGCCATGA